From Paenibacillus graminis, a single genomic window includes:
- a CDS encoding YebC/PmpR family DNA-binding transcriptional regulator — translation MGRKWNNIKEKKASKDANTSKVYAKFGVEIYVAAKKGEPDPESNRALKVVLERAKTYNVPKAIIDRALDKAKGSGDENYVELRYEGFGPSGSMIIIDALTNNVNRTAPLVRSAFSKNGGNMGVSGSVTYMFEPTAVIGLEGKTADEVMELLIEADVDVRDVLEEDEAVIVYAEPDQFHAVQEVFRSAGITDFTVAELTMLPQNYVSLPEDAEAQFEKLIDALEELDDVQQVYHNVDSEE, via the coding sequence ATGGGTCGTAAATGGAATAATATTAAAGAAAAGAAGGCATCCAAGGATGCCAATACAAGTAAGGTATACGCCAAATTTGGCGTAGAAATTTATGTGGCAGCGAAGAAGGGTGAACCGGACCCGGAGTCGAACCGTGCGCTGAAGGTCGTGCTGGAGCGCGCCAAAACGTACAATGTGCCGAAGGCCATTATCGACCGGGCCCTCGACAAAGCCAAAGGCAGCGGCGACGAAAACTACGTGGAACTGCGCTATGAAGGTTTCGGTCCAAGCGGTTCGATGATCATCATCGATGCACTGACCAACAACGTTAACCGGACTGCCCCTCTGGTGCGGTCCGCATTCAGCAAAAACGGCGGCAATATGGGTGTCAGCGGTTCAGTAACCTATATGTTCGAGCCTACAGCGGTTATTGGCCTGGAAGGCAAAACGGCGGACGAAGTGATGGAATTGCTGATTGAAGCGGATGTCGATGTACGCGATGTGCTGGAAGAGGACGAAGCCGTGATCGTCTATGCTGAACCTGACCAGTTCCATGCGGTTCAAGAGGTTTTCCGGAGTGCCGGGATTACAGATTTCACCGTAGCTGAGCTGACCATGCTTCCGCAGAACTATGTGAGTCTTCCAGAGGATGCCGAAGCGCAGTTCGAGAAGCTGATCGACGCTTTGGAAGAACTGGACGATGTGCAGCAGGTATATCATAACGTAGATTCGGAAGAATAG
- a CDS encoding NPCBM/NEW2 domain-containing protein yields the protein MRKFKKSLQILSLMVVTAVVVSVSPSGGVLAQSSEAAITQQSNLVVQRNFEVKALGDIWAEGERERRAAGYADARKIFQPTGLYAKANEQIEIEVSGDKPITAVIGTHQHDKEWAIRYPLKTGKNTISSPNGGLLSFDNSNNEGSINVNVVSGGSPVPFFVLGKNTKEDWQAMMSAYPDAPSVVLQSEKALLIFTYASAKDHILNQDPIPVLQTYDKFIAAQDKISGLSNSDSDPRHRLDKHLIGIIESPTYTGGAYAYASWDGAIMPTKTGANADALNLTRMGWGQYHEAGHLRQQGPWTWSEMGEVTVNLYSLAAKKVLYPTEPARSQGEYLAAFLFVDQPTKDFKDSDSKLEMLWQLNLAFGDNFYPDLHRLYREMAKADLPTTDDQKKQAFILSTSKVAHYDLTPFFDKWGLTATDETRNKIKSLNVPLLTAPIWFGSDYNIIKPTDGIDKVKGIIGITTNSQETSSAYDPAINAFDGNTNSIWHSEWNKPNQFPYNITAKYASPSTFFKLTYLPRQTGDNGIITNYRILTSLDGVTFTEVATGTWAKDNTEKTVNFTPTLAKYVRLEVPQGGGTNGFASASEIKIFETDPVTPQPVTTYLSDMDWFSATTGWGTIQKDRSIDGNALKLNNTAYTKGLSTHANSEIVYKLDGQYTSFGALVGVDDEVGSVGSVEFQVIVDNQVVFSSGVMHNYTEPKEVNVNLTGKNELKLIVTDGQDGTNSDHADWVNARLIK from the coding sequence ATGAGAAAATTTAAGAAGTCGCTTCAGATTTTATCACTAATGGTGGTAACAGCAGTTGTAGTATCTGTCTCGCCATCTGGGGGGGTTCTAGCCCAAAGTTCAGAGGCAGCCATTACACAGCAAAGTAATCTTGTTGTTCAGCGGAATTTTGAAGTAAAAGCCCTTGGAGATATATGGGCGGAAGGCGAGCGGGAGCGCAGAGCAGCGGGGTATGCGGATGCCCGGAAAATATTTCAGCCAACCGGTCTATATGCAAAAGCCAATGAACAAATTGAGATTGAAGTCTCCGGTGACAAACCAATTACAGCGGTTATTGGGACACATCAACATGATAAAGAGTGGGCGATTAGATATCCATTAAAAACAGGTAAAAACACAATTTCCTCACCAAATGGCGGGTTGTTGTCTTTTGATAACAGCAACAATGAAGGTAGTATTAATGTAAATGTAGTGAGTGGGGGGAGTCCTGTTCCATTCTTTGTATTAGGCAAGAATACCAAAGAGGATTGGCAGGCAATGATGAGTGCTTATCCTGATGCACCTTCTGTTGTTCTTCAATCAGAAAAAGCTCTCTTAATCTTCACATATGCTTCTGCTAAAGACCACATCTTGAATCAAGACCCCATTCCTGTTTTACAGACTTATGATAAGTTTATTGCAGCACAGGATAAAATTTCCGGACTTTCAAATTCTGATTCTGATCCTAGACACCGGTTAGATAAGCATTTGATTGGAATCATTGAATCACCAACATACACAGGAGGAGCGTATGCATATGCAAGCTGGGATGGTGCAATTATGCCCACAAAGACTGGAGCAAATGCGGATGCTTTAAACCTTACAAGGATGGGTTGGGGGCAGTATCATGAGGCAGGTCATTTGAGACAACAAGGGCCTTGGACTTGGAGTGAGATGGGTGAGGTGACAGTTAATCTATATTCTCTAGCTGCTAAGAAGGTTCTTTACCCTACTGAACCTGCAAGGTCACAAGGTGAGTACTTAGCTGCTTTCTTGTTTGTAGACCAGCCAACCAAGGATTTTAAAGACTCTGATTCAAAATTAGAAATGTTGTGGCAGCTTAATCTTGCTTTTGGGGATAACTTCTACCCGGATTTACATCGATTATATCGTGAGATGGCAAAAGCTGATCTGCCGACTACAGATGATCAGAAAAAACAAGCATTTATTCTAAGCACTTCAAAAGTAGCTCACTATGACTTGACGCCTTTCTTTGATAAATGGGGTTTGACTGCAACAGATGAAACACGAAACAAGATTAAATCATTGAATGTACCTCTTCTAACTGCACCCATTTGGTTTGGATCAGATTATAACATCATTAAACCGACTGATGGAATAGATAAGGTAAAAGGTATCATTGGGATAACAACAAATAGCCAAGAGACTTCAAGTGCTTATGATCCTGCAATAAATGCATTTGATGGAAATACAAATAGTATCTGGCACAGCGAATGGAATAAACCCAATCAGTTCCCATACAATATTACAGCAAAGTACGCCAGTCCATCTACATTCTTCAAACTAACCTATCTCCCACGACAAACTGGAGATAATGGTATTATTACAAATTATAGAATCTTAACTAGTCTTGACGGGGTAACATTCACTGAAGTTGCAACAGGCACTTGGGCAAAGGACAACACAGAAAAGACAGTAAATTTCACGCCTACTCTTGCTAAATATGTTCGGCTTGAAGTACCTCAAGGTGGCGGTACCAATGGTTTTGCCTCTGCAAGTGAGATTAAAATCTTTGAAACCGATCCAGTAACACCACAACCTGTTACAACGTATCTCAGCGATATGGATTGGTTTTCTGCAACAACAGGTTGGGGCACAATCCAAAAAGATCGTAGTATTGATGGAAATGCACTTAAGTTAAATAACACGGCCTATACAAAAGGTTTGAGCACGCATGCTAACAGTGAAATTGTCTACAAACTGGATGGGCAGTACACATCCTTTGGCGCGCTAGTTGGGGTAGATGATGAGGTGGGTTCGGTAGGTTCTGTGGAGTTCCAAGTTATTGTAGACAATCAAGTTGTATTCTCCAGTGGTGTAATGCATAATTATACAGAGCCCAAAGAGGTAAACGTTAATCTTACTGGAAAGAATGAGCTAAAACTAATTGTAACAGATGGTCAAGATGGTACAAATAGTGACCATGCTGATTGGGTAAATGCCCGGCTTATCAAATAG
- a CDS encoding NUDIX domain-containing protein, protein MEHEAAARELQEECGAAVHLKDLKMLGVMHIKTTDDERVDFFFTANRWQGEIVNAEPDKCDDLRWFPLDQLPGNMIPFVKQALDD, encoded by the coding sequence ATGGAGCATGAAGCAGCAGCCCGTGAACTGCAGGAGGAATGCGGCGCTGCTGTTCATCTCAAGGATCTCAAGATGCTCGGGGTTATGCATATCAAGACTACTGATGATGAACGGGTTGATTTTTTCTTCACTGCTAACCGGTGGCAGGGTGAGATTGTGAATGCTGAACCGGATAAATGTGATGATTTGCGATGGTTCCCCCTGGACCAGCTTCCCGGGAACATGATCCCTTTTGTAAAGCAGGCGTTAGATGATTAG
- a CDS encoding amidase family protein, whose amino-acid sequence MRNDYKYENLNLDEANIFELQEAMEQGILTSKDLVFYYLTRIAEYDQDGPHINAIMEINPDAIFLAEALDLERKYASRRGLLHGIPILLKDNIGTRDKMHTSAGALALAQHISPEDASIVSKLREAGVILLGKTNMTEWANGISSSMWAGYSSRGGQVTHPYGEFFVGGSSTGSAAAAAMNFAAAAVGTETSASILSPAVQMSVVGIKPTVGLISRTGIIPYSYSQDTAGPLAKSVSDAAILLGVLAGRDESDPATWRYVWSDGEQDYTRYLNVEGLRGAKIGVYSEIPEHVKCSGEYDEILFNQVISDLTKAGAQVVKPIEIPSFHGPWRFNKINMEFKHGIQNFLHNLPAHMPVNTLSELINWNQDHAEQALRYGQDILEYRESLADLLNDSKYIQESILDLHLARQEGIDYAIERYQLDAIMFPAYIGADLSARAGYPSIAVPAGYMENGRPFGVTFAGKAFSEPALIAIAYSFEQHTKHRKQPVFD is encoded by the coding sequence ATGCGAAATGATTATAAATATGAGAATCTGAATTTGGACGAGGCAAATATCTTCGAATTACAAGAGGCCATGGAACAAGGAATCCTGACTTCAAAAGATCTGGTATTTTATTATTTAACCCGAATTGCTGAGTACGATCAGGATGGTCCGCACATCAATGCCATCATGGAGATTAATCCCGACGCTATTTTTCTGGCGGAAGCCCTTGATCTGGAACGGAAGTATGCAAGCAGACGGGGATTACTTCACGGTATTCCTATTCTGTTAAAGGATAATATCGGTACCCGTGACAAAATGCACACCAGTGCCGGTGCCCTGGCATTGGCACAGCATATAAGTCCAGAGGATGCTAGCATAGTCAGTAAATTAAGAGAAGCGGGTGTCATCCTCCTGGGCAAAACCAATATGACAGAGTGGGCTAACGGTATTTCGTCGAGTATGTGGGCGGGTTACAGTTCAAGGGGCGGTCAGGTTACTCATCCTTATGGAGAATTTTTTGTCGGCGGGTCAAGCACCGGATCGGCGGCAGCAGCTGCGATGAATTTTGCAGCCGCAGCGGTTGGAACGGAAACCTCTGCTTCCATTCTGAGTCCGGCAGTACAGATGTCCGTTGTCGGGATCAAGCCGACAGTGGGCTTAATAAGCCGTACGGGAATAATTCCTTATTCATACTCGCAGGATACAGCAGGCCCACTAGCCAAAAGTGTGTCCGATGCAGCGATACTTCTTGGAGTGCTTGCAGGAAGAGATGAAAGCGATCCCGCAACTTGGAGGTATGTATGGTCAGACGGGGAACAGGATTATACCCGTTATTTGAACGTTGAAGGCTTACGCGGAGCGAAAATCGGAGTCTACTCTGAAATACCAGAACATGTAAAATGTTCTGGTGAGTATGATGAAATTCTGTTTAATCAAGTGATTTCCGATCTGACGAAAGCTGGTGCACAGGTTGTGAAGCCCATTGAAATCCCCTCATTCCATGGTCCTTGGAGGTTCAACAAAATAAATATGGAATTCAAGCATGGAATTCAAAATTTTCTACACAACCTTCCTGCCCATATGCCTGTAAATACATTGTCAGAGTTAATAAATTGGAACCAAGATCATGCGGAACAAGCGCTGCGGTACGGCCAGGATATTTTGGAGTATAGAGAAAGCCTGGCCGATCTTTTGAATGACAGTAAATATATTCAGGAGTCAATCTTGGATTTGCACCTTGCCCGGCAAGAGGGCATTGACTATGCCATTGAACGATACCAGCTGGATGCGATAATGTTCCCTGCTTACATCGGTGCAGACTTGTCGGCCAGGGCGGGGTATCCCTCGATTGCCGTTCCGGCAGGATATATGGAGAACGGAAGGCCTTTTGGAGTCACTTTCGCCGGTAAAGCATTCAGCGAGCCCGCTCTAATTGCAATAGCGTATTCTTTCGAGCAGCACACCAAACACCGTAAACAACCGGTATTCGATTAA
- a CDS encoding TSUP family transporter, producing the protein MEHGSMAMIAVLVICGFLAGVIDSVVGGGGLIAIPALLSAGIPLPLLLGSNKLAGTLCSFTSTASFVRSGKIDFELVKFLIPFSMVGAVAGSLTVRQVPSEFLKPLVIVMLIVITVYTLFKKSWGDVSTFSPGSKKSLLTGMGIALVIGFYDGFFGPGTGSFLIFAFLMLGFEFVTAAGNAKMLNFASNIASLLTFAAVGSVSLYYGLVLGIPMVIGAIVGSRIAIRKGASYIRPLFIAVTVILIGKQIWDTMH; encoded by the coding sequence ATGGAACATGGCAGTATGGCAATGATTGCGGTTTTGGTGATTTGCGGTTTTTTGGCCGGGGTGATTGATTCAGTTGTCGGAGGCGGTGGGCTGATTGCCATCCCCGCGCTGCTCTCGGCCGGAATTCCGCTCCCGCTGCTGCTTGGCAGCAATAAATTGGCCGGGACGTTGTGCTCGTTCACCAGTACGGCGTCTTTTGTACGCTCCGGGAAGATCGATTTCGAACTGGTCAAGTTTTTGATTCCGTTTTCTATGGTTGGTGCGGTGGCTGGATCGCTGACGGTCCGGCAGGTGCCTTCGGAGTTTCTGAAGCCGCTCGTGATCGTGATGCTGATTGTAATAACGGTCTATACCTTGTTCAAAAAATCCTGGGGTGACGTCTCAACGTTCTCCCCTGGCAGCAAAAAATCTCTGCTGACCGGCATGGGCATTGCCCTGGTCATTGGATTTTATGACGGCTTCTTCGGCCCGGGGACCGGCTCGTTCCTGATCTTTGCCTTTCTCATGCTGGGTTTTGAATTTGTCACTGCCGCGGGCAATGCCAAGATGCTTAATTTCGCCAGCAATATTGCAAGTCTTTTGACGTTTGCCGCTGTTGGTTCAGTTAGCCTGTACTATGGACTGGTTCTGGGCATCCCGATGGTTATCGGTGCAATAGTCGGATCAAGGATCGCCATCCGTAAAGGAGCCAGTTATATCCGCCCGCTGTTCATCGCAGTTACTGTGATCTTGATCGGGAAGCAAATATGGGATACGATGCACTAA
- a CDS encoding alanyl-tRNA editing protein produces MTKKLYYESAYLKDWHTSISQVVEREDGLYLILEETAFYPHGGGQPCDAGTIAGIPVLDVILEEDEVLHKVERLPDGGQVSCQLDWNRRFDHMQQHSGQHLLSAVFRELFQAMTLSFHLGNDYATIDIELQELTLDQLAAAEREVNRQVVLDRNIVSYLVTPEEMAGLPLVKLPKVTENIRIVEIAGVEHNACGGTHVASTGAIGMVKLLRAEKQKGNIRITFKCGGRALDEANDNQRILGALSAKFNTGKDEIIDRIEKWEAEQKQLLAELAVLREQNDMHLAKEMLSVLGPEARVVAHIFEDKSLKDLQSLAAKLTANTELPVLLLTAMENKVVLACSSSAGLSCGAFFKAHLSGFQGKGGGSDKMAQAGFPAWDEVMKFYEFAKVHL; encoded by the coding sequence ATGACAAAAAAACTGTATTACGAGTCGGCTTATTTGAAAGATTGGCATACATCCATAAGCCAGGTTGTAGAACGTGAGGACGGACTGTACCTAATTCTGGAGGAAACCGCATTCTATCCGCATGGGGGCGGACAGCCTTGTGATGCCGGAACCATTGCGGGAATTCCCGTGCTCGATGTCATCCTTGAAGAGGACGAAGTGCTGCACAAGGTTGAGCGTCTACCGGATGGAGGCCAAGTAAGCTGCCAGCTTGACTGGAACCGCCGGTTCGATCATATGCAGCAGCACAGCGGCCAGCATCTGCTGTCAGCGGTATTCCGCGAGCTGTTCCAGGCCATGACCTTAAGCTTTCACCTGGGCAATGATTATGCGACCATCGACATTGAACTCCAGGAGCTGACGTTAGATCAGCTGGCGGCGGCAGAGCGGGAGGTCAACCGTCAGGTTGTGCTGGACCGAAATATCGTGAGCTATTTGGTTACCCCCGAGGAAATGGCCGGCCTGCCACTGGTGAAGCTGCCTAAGGTTACCGAGAATATCCGAATTGTTGAGATCGCGGGAGTGGAACATAACGCCTGCGGCGGGACTCATGTAGCTTCTACAGGAGCCATCGGGATGGTCAAGCTGCTGAGGGCGGAGAAGCAGAAGGGCAATATCCGGATCACCTTCAAATGCGGGGGGCGGGCACTGGATGAAGCGAACGATAATCAACGCATCCTCGGCGCCCTTTCTGCTAAGTTCAATACAGGCAAAGATGAAATTATAGACCGGATCGAAAAGTGGGAAGCCGAGCAGAAGCAGCTTCTGGCTGAGCTGGCAGTACTCAGAGAACAGAACGATATGCATCTGGCAAAAGAAATGTTGTCGGTGCTTGGGCCCGAAGCAAGGGTGGTTGCGCACATTTTTGAGGATAAGTCACTGAAGGATTTGCAGAGTTTGGCCGCCAAACTGACTGCAAATACTGAACTCCCTGTACTGCTGCTGACCGCAATGGAGAACAAAGTGGTCCTGGCTTGCAGCAGCAGTGCCGGATTGTCCTGTGGAGCATTCTTCAAAGCCCATCTGAGTGGATTCCAGGGAAAAGGCGGCGGCAGCGATAAAATGGCCCAAGCCGGGTTCCCGGCGTGGGACGAGGTAATGAAATTCTATGAGTTTGCTAAAGTACATTTATAG
- a CDS encoding GNAT family N-acetyltransferase translates to MTFEFNTYDKWDDARWAAIEPLYREAFPHGAKPVGILRAMLDKKIAWLHTGYLDGKLAAMAVTGLSRPAAERMLIIDYMAVDAGLRGQGLGRKFLENIRDWAVRKHDIQAVLIEVEAGDTEEDAARVHFWEHCGFRVTEYVHQYIWLPEPYRAMVMPLTRDFTVTDDGQALFGRITDFHRKSFRKRESEGV, encoded by the coding sequence ATGACATTTGAGTTCAATACTTACGATAAGTGGGATGACGCACGGTGGGCAGCGATTGAACCGCTCTACCGGGAAGCTTTCCCGCACGGAGCCAAACCTGTGGGCATACTTCGTGCCATGCTCGACAAAAAAATCGCCTGGCTGCATACCGGATACCTGGACGGAAAGCTCGCGGCGATGGCTGTTACGGGGCTTAGCAGGCCCGCTGCGGAACGGATGCTAATCATCGACTATATGGCTGTAGATGCCGGGCTCCGCGGCCAGGGCCTGGGAAGAAAGTTTCTGGAGAATATCCGCGACTGGGCAGTGCGGAAGCATGACATTCAGGCGGTTCTGATCGAAGTAGAAGCAGGCGATACGGAAGAAGATGCGGCAAGAGTTCATTTTTGGGAACACTGCGGTTTTAGGGTCACGGAGTATGTGCATCAATACATCTGGCTGCCTGAGCCTTACCGGGCCATGGTGATGCCGCTCACCCGGGATTTTACCGTTACGGATGACGGACAAGCTTTATTCGGCCGGATTACTGATTTTCATAGGAAGTCTTTTCGGAAGAGGGAGAGCGAAGGAGTATGA
- a CDS encoding copper amine oxidase N-terminal domain-containing protein, with the protein MKKWKLSLAVFAAIWLALSAGTVHARETGIVLNDKHTPMGSSQIIVAGATWVPLKELADSMGYALSWNQKTATAKLVRPGREVIFTAKSKMVKMNDSTATIAKAPNILKGKVYVPLVSSVSILGGKTWTDKSSGNIMLTDEPRFTLSAIQGRTYWVSQKSGEIFLSASSGSKPESIGKFPLGETPYSFWLQIKSAGKGSDLLLLIDKHYAMFNDFSNGYQALIKNGKVLKQMDYHYIIVTYPHAAEIPTKQLYMTDGKNVQYINADGSLGKLFELEKTTGRTGDFTVEYAAEDIALVRNLEHTELFAVHTRSGETTNLSAKLISSADRKDWDTADGRDTYVVTKMLVLKKREGNVLTFNYTGMMDGKVHQVVYTITK; encoded by the coding sequence ATGAAGAAATGGAAGTTATCACTGGCCGTTTTTGCTGCAATTTGGCTTGCCTTAAGCGCCGGAACAGTACATGCGAGAGAAACCGGAATTGTATTGAACGACAAGCATACCCCGATGGGCAGCAGTCAGATAATCGTGGCAGGTGCAACATGGGTACCATTGAAGGAACTGGCTGATTCGATGGGCTATGCGCTCTCCTGGAATCAGAAGACTGCAACCGCTAAGCTGGTGCGTCCGGGGCGTGAAGTGATTTTTACAGCCAAATCCAAAATGGTGAAAATGAATGATTCGACCGCAACGATCGCCAAAGCCCCTAATATTCTCAAAGGTAAAGTGTATGTCCCCCTGGTCTCTTCAGTCAGTATATTGGGCGGCAAAACCTGGACGGACAAGAGCAGCGGCAACATCATGCTGACGGATGAACCGAGGTTTACGTTGTCTGCCATCCAGGGCAGAACGTATTGGGTATCGCAGAAGAGCGGAGAAATCTTTCTGAGTGCTTCATCAGGGAGCAAGCCGGAATCCATAGGGAAATTTCCTCTGGGCGAAACACCTTACTCTTTCTGGTTACAGATTAAAAGTGCGGGGAAAGGCAGCGATTTGCTGCTTTTAATAGACAAACACTATGCTATGTTCAATGACTTCAGCAATGGCTACCAGGCCCTAATCAAGAACGGCAAAGTTCTGAAACAAATGGACTATCACTACATCATTGTTACCTATCCGCACGCTGCGGAGATCCCGACAAAACAGCTGTATATGACAGACGGCAAAAATGTGCAGTATATTAATGCCGACGGCAGTCTCGGCAAGCTGTTTGAACTGGAGAAGACTACAGGAAGGACAGGTGACTTTACGGTTGAGTATGCGGCTGAAGATATCGCGCTTGTCCGCAATCTGGAGCATACCGAGCTGTTTGCGGTCCATACCCGCTCAGGGGAAACCACGAATTTAAGCGCGAAACTGATTAGCTCCGCAGACCGCAAGGACTGGGACACAGCAGATGGCAGGGACACGTATGTGGTGACCAAAATGCTCGTACTCAAAAAACGTGAAGGAAATGTGCTGACATTCAACTATACAGGGATGATGGATGGAAAAGTGCATCAAGTGGTCTATACCATAACCAAATAA
- a CDS encoding elongation factor G, producing MNNITIGLLAHVDAGKTTFAEQLLYHTQAIRSRGRVDHKDTFLDTHEIEKARGITVFADQAEFIYGDTRYFLLDTPGHVDFSPEMERALQVLDYAVVIVSAVEGVEGHTETVWQLLRSHGIPTFFFINKTDRTGADPQRVFAEIRSGLSSSAVLLPQSESGEISEELRVFLAERDERLLDAYFEGAMNDAGWREAMRSMVREGTLFPCMAGSALLDVGIDVFLDRLKSLTVTDYDAGLPFAGRVYKIRHDEKGTRITYIKALQGVLKVREELNCGASEEAEPERITGIRKVNGLKYVSVDWAAAGELFAVTGLSAVRPGDGVGVLQDRRDSELVPTLKSKVLFEPPVHLKEVLTAFQLLGAEDPSLNVSWDMTLQELHIQVMGQIQLEILEQILREQFMIPVAFGPPEILYKETIAAPVFGCGHFEPLKHYAEVLLRMEPGERGSGLVFVNKCHPDDLAAGYQHQVGQYLLESGHHGLLTGSPLTDLRMTLLSGRAHNKHTHGGDFREAALRALRQGLEQAENILLEPVYDLKIRIDTDDLGKVMTDIQQANGSFGPPEITGTKAVITGKVPVATFLNYGVRLAAMTQGKGALSLKVAEYQPCHQTESVIALKNYNKDADPAYPSSSIFCAKGQSYSVPWDEAQAHMHIKNDFGPIS from the coding sequence ATGAACAATATTACCATCGGACTGCTCGCGCATGTCGACGCCGGTAAAACCACTTTTGCCGAGCAGCTGCTTTATCATACACAGGCAATACGCAGCCGGGGCAGAGTGGACCATAAGGATACCTTTCTGGATACCCATGAGATTGAAAAAGCGCGCGGAATTACCGTGTTTGCCGACCAGGCAGAGTTTATATACGGAGATACGCGCTATTTTCTGCTGGATACTCCCGGACACGTCGATTTCTCACCGGAGATGGAGCGGGCGCTGCAGGTTCTGGATTATGCTGTAGTGATTGTCAGCGCCGTCGAAGGTGTGGAAGGCCATACGGAAACCGTCTGGCAGCTGCTGCGCAGCCACGGGATTCCGACCTTCTTTTTTATCAATAAAACGGACCGGACCGGAGCGGATCCGCAGCGTGTGTTCGCAGAAATCCGCAGCGGGCTGAGCAGCAGTGCAGTGCTGCTCCCGCAATCCGAAAGCGGTGAAATCTCTGAGGAGTTGAGGGTTTTCCTGGCTGAACGCGATGAACGATTGCTCGATGCTTATTTCGAAGGGGCAATGAACGATGCCGGTTGGCGGGAAGCGATGAGGTCCATGGTCCGGGAAGGCACCCTATTCCCGTGTATGGCGGGCTCTGCTTTGCTGGATGTAGGCATTGATGTATTTCTGGACAGGCTGAAGTCCCTGACCGTAACAGATTATGATGCCGGGCTGCCTTTTGCAGGCAGGGTGTACAAAATCCGTCATGATGAGAAGGGGACCCGGATTACCTATATCAAAGCATTGCAGGGAGTGCTCAAGGTAAGGGAAGAGCTGAATTGTGGAGCGTCAGAGGAGGCGGAACCTGAGCGGATTACCGGAATCCGCAAAGTGAATGGCCTGAAGTATGTCTCGGTGGATTGGGCAGCGGCGGGTGAGCTGTTTGCAGTCACCGGGCTGTCGGCCGTGAGGCCGGGTGACGGTGTTGGGGTGCTGCAGGACAGACGGGACAGCGAACTGGTCCCAACGCTGAAATCCAAGGTGCTGTTCGAGCCGCCGGTGCATCTGAAGGAGGTGCTTACGGCCTTTCAACTGCTGGGAGCAGAGGACCCTTCTCTGAATGTGAGCTGGGATATGACCCTGCAGGAGCTGCATATTCAGGTGATGGGCCAGATTCAGCTGGAGATTCTGGAGCAGATCCTGCGGGAACAGTTCATGATTCCGGTGGCGTTTGGCCCGCCGGAGATTCTATACAAGGAGACAATAGCTGCCCCGGTGTTTGGCTGCGGACATTTTGAGCCGCTGAAGCACTATGCCGAGGTGCTGCTGAGGATGGAACCGGGTGAACGGGGCAGCGGCCTGGTATTCGTCAACAAGTGCCATCCCGATGATCTGGCAGCGGGCTATCAGCACCAAGTCGGGCAATATCTGCTGGAGAGCGGACATCATGGACTGCTTACGGGTTCGCCGCTCACCGATCTGCGGATGACACTGCTGAGCGGAAGAGCCCATAACAAGCATACGCATGGCGGTGATTTCCGTGAAGCGGCGCTCCGCGCCTTGCGCCAGGGGCTGGAACAGGCTGAGAATATTCTGCTGGAGCCGGTCTATGACCTCAAAATCAGGATAGACACCGATGACCTTGGAAAAGTAATGACAGACATCCAGCAGGCGAACGGCAGCTTCGGCCCACCGGAGATCACCGGCACCAAAGCAGTGATCACCGGCAAGGTGCCGGTAGCCACTTTTTTGAATTACGGTGTCCGGCTGGCTGCGATGACCCAAGGGAAAGGCGCACTCTCGCTTAAGGTTGCCGAGTACCAGCCTTGTCACCAGACGGAGTCAGTCATCGCACTCAAAAATTACAATAAGGATGCCGATCCGGCGTATCCCTCATCATCTATCTTTTGCGCCAAAGGCCAGTCCTACTCCGTCCCTTGGGATGAAGCACAAGCGCATATGCACATTAAAAACGATTTTGGACCCATCAGCTGA
- a CDS encoding NUDIX hydrolase, which produces MYGIIDKVAWIVISDGRVLGARSKGKDTYYFPGGKRESGETDVQTLIREVKEELSVDILSDTVTPFGIFEAAAHGKAEGVQVKMACYTADYTGELAPASEIAEIAWLGYEDRERVSAVSRMIFDQLHELKLLD; this is translated from the coding sequence ATGTACGGAATCATCGATAAAGTTGCCTGGATTGTAATCTCAGATGGAAGAGTGCTGGGTGCGCGGTCCAAAGGCAAAGATACTTATTATTTTCCCGGAGGAAAAAGAGAGTCCGGCGAGACGGATGTCCAGACGCTGATCCGGGAAGTCAAAGAAGAGCTGTCCGTGGACATCCTGTCCGACACAGTCACACCTTTCGGTATCTTTGAAGCTGCCGCCCATGGCAAAGCGGAAGGTGTACAGGTGAAGATGGCTTGTTATACAGCCGATTACACGGGAGAATTGGCTCCAGCCTCGGAAATTGCCGAGATCGCTTGGCTTGGCTATGAAGACCGGGAGCGGGTGTCGGCTGTCAGCCGGATGATTTTTGACCAGCTCCATGAGCTGAAGCTGCTGGATTAA